The genomic region GCTGGCCGACCGTCACTTAAATGACGGCCAATCGCCCCATCAAGCGTGGCTGAATGCAGCGTCACGCATGAGCTGGCCGGTGATTGCCTCCACAGCCACAACGCTGGCAGTGTTTGTGCCGCTGCTGTTTTGGCCAGGAATGGTGGGGCAGTTTATGAAGTACCTGCCCGCTACGGTCATTTTATGCTTGCTGGCCTCCCTGGCCATGGCGCTGATATTTCTCCCCACACTTGGGCGGCTGGTGACCCGCCCTGCCAAATCAGTTTCTGATGAGCCCTCATCTAGCGGAGAAGCCGCCAACAGAGCAAGCTCCACCCCCGAAAGCACCGCCCTTGGGCGCCACTACCGCAGCCTGTTAGCACGGCTGTTGCAACACCCTAGCTGGGTGTTACTGTTCGCCCTATTGCTGATTGCCCTGCTCTACACCGGCTATGCTCGCTTTAATCACGGGGTGGATTTCTTTCCTAACGTTGAGCCCGACAGCGCCCAGGTATTGGTGCGCGCGCGGGGAGACTTTTCAGCCCTGGAAACCGATGCCATCCTCCAGCGCGTTGAACACCGCCTCGGCGACATGAGCGAAGTGGAAGCCCTCTATGCTCGCTCGTTTGCAGTACCTGACCAACAAATGGGCAACGACGTGGTGGGCGTACTGCAGTTTCAGTTTGTGGACTGGTACCAGCGCCGCCCTGCGCAGGCAATTTTAGATGATATGGCCGAACGCACGCGTGATATCCCTGGCATTACCCTGGAGTTCCAGGAGCAGGAGATGGGCCCTGGCGGCGGCAAACCCATTGTGCTGGAAATAAGCGCTACCGACCCAGCCATTGCCGATGCGGGGGTTAATCAAATCGTTAGTCTTATGCGTGAGCTGGGCGGCTTTACTGACATTCAAGACAACCGCAGCCTACCGGGGGTGGAGTGGCAGGTTAATGTGAACCGTGAGGCAGCCGCTCGCATGGGCACCGACATTACCACCATCGGCAGCGCGGTTCAGCTGCTGACCACGGGTCTTCAGGTAGCCAGCTACCGCCCGCCTACGGTGAGCGATGAAGTGGATATTCGCGTGCGCCTGCCCGAATCCTGGCGATCGCTCGACCATCTTGAGCGTTTAACCATCAACACCCAGCGCGGCCAAGTGCCTATTTCCCACTTTGTAACGCTCACCCCCGCACCCAAAGTTGGCACACTGAACCGCATTGACGGCCGGAGAGCCATCACCCTTGAGGCGGATTTAGCCCCAGGCTACCTAGCGGACGAGCGCCTGCGGGCACTGCTGAGCGCAGGCGAAGGCCAACTGCCCGAAGGCTTGATGGTGAACGTGGCAGGCGAGCAAGAAGACCAGCAAGAAGCCATGCAGTTTTTGATTAGCGCCTTTTTAATTGCCATTGGCCTTATGGCGCTGATCTTAGTCACCCAGTTCAATAGCTATTACCAAGCGGCACTGGTGCTCTCAGCGATTGTCTTCTCAACCGCTGGCGTTCTGATGGGTTTACTGATTACCGGTCAAGCCTTTGGCATAGTCATGGTAGGCATGGGCGTTATTGCCCTGGCGGGCATTGTGGTGAACAACAACATCGTATTGATTGATACTTACAATGAGCTGCGCGGTAATGGCATGCCCCCTGCAGAAGCAGCGCTAGAAGCAGGCTGTTTACGCCTGCGACCAGTGTTGCTAACCGCGATTACCACGGTGCTGGGGCTGATGCCCATGGTGCTGGGCATCAACGTGAATCTGTTTGCGCCAGCACTGGGCTTTAACGCCCCTTCCGCCCAGTGGTGGACCCAGATGTCCAGCGCCATCGCCGGCGGTTTGACCTTCGCCACCGGGCTTACGCTGCTACTCACGCCCTGCATGCTGGTGATTGGCGGAAAATTCCGGCGTTAGCCGACAAGCGGCGTACTTGAACTCCGGTATTTTGCCGTAGGGGTCCAGCGCTGGGTTAGTCAGCAGATTGGCGGCGGCCTCCGCGTAGGCAAACGGCACAAACACCATGCCATCGGGGATTTTGTCATCCACCCGCGCCGACAGTGTGATCGTTCCTCTTCGCGTAGTGATGGTGAGCTTCTCGCCCGGCACGACGCCTAAACGGTGCAGCTCCCCCGGCGATAGGCTGGCCACCGCTTCTGGCTCTAGTGCGTCGAGCACCTGGGCGCGCCGCGTCATAGAGCCTGTATGCCAATGCTCTAGCTGGCGGCCAGTGGTCAGCACCGTGGGGTAGTCAGCATCTACCGGCTCATCCGGTGGCAGCGGGCGCGTGGGGGAGAATTTGGCCAACCCACCCGCGCGGGGAAAGGCATGGCTGAATACCACATCCTGGCCTGGGGCATCCTCCGCTGGGCAGGGGTAGGTCACGGAGTTTTCCCGCGCTAAACGCTCCCAACTAATGTGGTTGAGCGAGTGCATGCCCTGCTGCATTTCGGCAAACACTTCTTGGGGGTGCTGATAGCGCCAGCCGAGCCCACAGCGGTTGGCCATTTCTTGAATAATCCACCAGTCAGGCTTGGCCTGCCCAGGCAGCGGTAAGGCAGCACGCCCAAGCTGAACTTGGCGGTTAGTGTTGGTCACGGTGCCGTCTTTCTCGGGCCACGCGGAAGCAGGCAAAATCACATCGGCGAACTGGGCGGTTTCCGTCACAAACAGGTCCTGAACCACTAAGTGCTCAAGCTTGCCCAGCGCGGCACGGGCGTGGGTGAGATCAGGATCAGACATCGCCGGATTTTCACCCAAAATGTACATACCGCGCACGTCGCCTGTGTGGATCGCATTCATCACTTCCACCACCGTCAGCCCTGGCTCATCGCTTAACGGCGTACTCCATAGCTCTTCAAACGCGGCGCGCAGTTGGCTATCGCCTACCGGCTGGTAATCCGGCAGCACCATGGGAATCAGCCCCGCATCCGAGGCTCCCTGCACGTTATTCTGGCCGCGCAGGGGGTGCAGGCCTGTGCCAGGGCGGCCGGTATGGCCACAGGCCAGCGCTAATGAAATCAGGCAGCGGGCGTTATCAGTGCCGTGGGTATGCTGGGAAATACCCATACCCCAGAAAATCATCGCTTTCTCAGCCTTGGCATAGCGCCGCGCCACCTCACGAATGGTATCGGGGGCGACGCCGCAAAGCGGGCTCATGGCTTCTGGCGTGCTGTGAGCCGCGCTCTGTTTGAGCGCTTCAAAGCCTTCGGTGTGGGCATCGATGTAGGCTTGGTTATACAGGTCTTCAGCAATAATCACGTGAAGCAGCGCGTTGAATAGCGAAACGTCTGCTCCCGGTGTAAAGCGCACGCTCATACTGGCGTAAGCATCCAACGCCTGACCGCGCGGGTCGAGAATAATGATCTCGGTGCCCTGCTTGGCTGCCTGCTTGAAGAACGTCGCCGCCACGGGGTGATTCACCGCCGGGTTGCAGCCTGTAAGAATCACCACATCGGCTTCTAGCGCCTGCATAAACGAAGCGGTCACCGCGCCAGAACCCAAACACTCCATTAGCGCCGCGACGGAGCTGGCGTGGCAAAGCCGCGTGCAGTGGTCCACGTTATTGCTGCCAAAGCCGGTGCGCACCAGCTTCTGGAACAGCCACGCCTCTTCGTTCGAGCATTTGGCGCTACCAAAGCCCGCCAGCGCTTTGGGGCCTTGGGCCTGTTTAATCGCCATCAGGCCGCCCGCCGCGATCTCCAGCGCCTCGTCCCAGCTTGCCTCACGGAAATGGCTGAAGGGGTTGGCAGGGTCAAAACGAGCGTCGAGCGTCTTGGGAATACCGGGCAGGCGTACCAGCGGCGTGCTCAGCCGTGCAGGATGGCTGACGTAATCAAATCCAAAGCGCCCTTTAACACACAGGCGGTTCTGGTTTGCCGGGCCGTTTCGCCCTTCCACGTGGGCCAGAGTATCGTTGTTAATGTGGTAAGTGAGCTGGCAGCCCACCCCACAGTAGGGGCATACAGAATCCACCTGCCGCTGGCTTTGAGAATCGCCCTGGCCTTCTGCATTCACCACGGTGGCGGGCATTAACGCCCCCGTAGGGCAGGCCTGGACACACTCGCCGCAGCCGACACAGGTGCTATCCCCCATGGGGTCAGCAAAATCAAATACCACGGTAGCAGCAGCGCCCCGCTGCGCGAGGCCAATCACATCGTTGCTCTGCACCTCGCGGCAGGCGCGCACGCACAGGTTGCAGGTAATGCAGGCATCCAGATTAACGTGCATCGCTGGGTGGCTGGTGTCCGGCTGGCGAATCGTGGGCGCTGCTGCCGCATGGCTAACAGGTACTTCACGCCGTGGCGGTAGCCACGCTTTTACCACCGCTTCATCTACCGCCAACTGCTCGGCGATTGCCCAGAAGTGGCTGGAGCGGTCAGGGCTTTGGCCGCGGCTAGGCTGGTCGGCCATCAGCAGTTCCAGCACGGTTTCACGGGCCTGCACAGCACGGGTTGAGCTTGCGCTGCGCACGACCATGCCGGGCTTGGCCTCACGGATGCAGCTTGCCGCCAGCACACGCTCACCTTCGATTTCCACCATACAGGCGCGGCAGTTGCCATCCGCGCGGTAGCCGGGGGCGTCTTTGAAACAGAGATGGGGAATGGTCTCCCCGGCGCGTTTGGCTACCTGCCAAAGGGTTTCGCCGGGGTAAGCGGTCACCTCTTGGTGATCTAGAGAGAGGGTGAATGAACGCGTCATAACGCTCCCCCTTCAGCGGCATCGCTGACAATAATCTGCTGCTGGGCAAGCGCCGGGCGAAAATCCTTGAGCAGCCCTAGAACCGGGTTGGGTGCCGCCTGCCCCAGCCCGCAAATCGACGCATCCTGCATCACCTGCGCCAGCCGGGTCAGCGCCTGTACATTCCAGGTGGGTTGCTCTATTAGAGTGAGCATTTTCTCAGTGCCCACCCGGCAAGGCGTACACTGCCCGCAGGATTCATCGGCAAAAAAGGCCAGCAAATTGGTGGCCACCGCCTGAAGGCTATCGTGATCAGAGAGCACCACAATCGCCGCTGACCCAATAAAGCAGCCGTGGGCCTGTAGCGTATCAAAGTCCAACGGCACATCCGCTTTACTGGCAGGTAGAATCCCTCCCGACGCGCCGCCGGGAAGATAGGCCGCTAGTGTGTGCCCCGCCGCCATACCACCGCAATACTCATCTATCAGCTCGCGCAGGGTGATACCGGCCGGTGCCACATGCACACCGGGATTTTGTACACGCCCAGATACCGAAAAGCTGCGTAGGCCGTGCCTGCCGTTGCGCCCCTGCTGGGCGAACCATGCGCCGCCTTTTTGCCAAATGGGCACGATCCAGTACACCGTTTCCACGTTATTCACCAGCGTTGGGCGGCCAAACAGCCCTTGCTGAGCCACATAGGGCGGGCGATGACGCGGCTTACCGGGCTTGCCCTCAAGAGACTCAATCAGCGCCGACTCTTCACCACAAATATAGGCCCCCGCCCCTCGGCGCATCACGATAAATCCAGGGGAGACGATTCCCACGGCCTCCAGCTCTGCGATGGCCTCGTGGAGCACCCGGTGCAGGCCCGGGTATTCATCGCGCAGATAGATATAAAGCGCCTTGGCTTCGATGGCCCAGGCACTGACTAGCGCGCCTTCCAGAAACTGGTGCGGGGCACGCTCTAAGTAGTAGCGATCTTTAAAGGTGCCGGGTTCACCTTCGTCAGCGTTGATGACGCAGTAGCGTGGCCCGGCCTCTTGGCGCACCGCTTGCCACTTTTTAAAGGTAGGAAAACCGGCCCCACCCAGCCCCCGAAGCCCTGAGGTTTCGAGTGCCTGCAGCAAGGCTTCTACACTGACCTCACCACCGCGTGCACTGGCCAACAGCCGGTAGCCCCCTGCCTGCTGATACGCGGCCAATCGCTGCCAAATAATCGCTTCAGGATGAAAGTGCCCGGTATCCACCACCGCCTCGACCCCATTGGCCGTGGCGTATAACACATGGTGGTGGCCCACTTCTGCCACGGGCGCCGTGTCGCAACGGCCCATGCAGGGGGCACGCACTACGCGCACACTCTCAGGGTCTACCCTAGCGGCAAGTGCTTCGTGTAACGCCTGGGCGCCTGCCAATTGGCAAGAGAGCGAATCACATACCCGAATAGTGGTATCCGGTGGCGGCACTTGATGATCGTGTACCACATCAAAATGGGCATAGAAGGTGGCGGTTTCATAAACGGCGGCCATGGGCAGGTTCATATACGCCGCCAGCGCACGCAGCTCGACCATCGATAAGTGGCCATGGGCCTCTTGAATAACGTGCAGATGCTCTATGAGGTGATCACGCTGTTTCAATCGTTCATTAAGGCGTTCATCACCTAATAAGCCACGCAGTGCTACCAGCGCGACAGGGGCCACATCGCGCCCTTTCGGGTAACCACGACGGCGGCGATGCGGAGAGTGAGAATGAGAATGAGACGTCATGGCACGCTATCCAAAGGCTATTTAAAAAGACCATCCGCAAAAATTGCTAGCCCATCAAAGGATTACTATCCAAGTCGCATAATGCAGCTAGGTTTTACACGAAAATGTATAAACCGACATTTTTCATCACAGCTGTCTGCAACATGCAGGCACCTGACGGGTCGTAGTAGTACTCAACAGCGTTTTAAAAGCATAGAGCTTAACCCACGTTAGTGAAACCACGGCACTACACTGATGCAATTCGCCGCGCTGCCGAACGGCTCTCTCACGGGAATGTGACTGGCAACGTTCGTAGGTAATCTCTATTATCTGCCATCTTTTTAATAGGATAAGTTAGGAGCGTGACATGGATAAACGAGCACCCTGGATAATCACGCTCTTATTAGTAACCGCACTAAACGCTACACAGGCGTTTGGCGAAAATTCTTTCAAAATCATTACTTCATTTAGTGTAATTGAAGACTTGGTTCAGCGGGTGGCGGGCAGCGATATCACTATTACCAACCTTATTCCGCCGGAGGAAGATGTTCACCGCTGGGAGCTGACGCCCCCCAATGTGCTAGCCATTGAAGAAGCAGACATTATTTTTTACAACGGTTTTGGCTTAGAGCCATGGATGCGCCATGTAGAAGCGATGGCCCACGACAGCCTAACCCTAACCGCCATTGCCGAAAACGCTGACTTCGCCCCGCTGCCTATTTCAGTAGGGCAGTTTAAAGGGAGCACAGACCCCCATATGTGGATGGATCCCAAAGGGGCAGCTGCTTACATCGACGTGATTGCACACACTCTAAGCGAGCACTACCCCGAAAAAACCGATGCATTCAACACCCGGGCCAAAGAAGCGCATGAGGCGCTAGCACAGCTAGACCAGCAGCTGTTAGAGCGCTTGCAAGGCATACCCCAAACCAATCGCCAACTGGTAACCAGTGAGGCGGGCATGCATTATTTTGCGCGTGCTTATGAGTTTGAGTACGACGCTATTTGGGGAGTCAATCATGAAACATTCGGCAGCGCTCAGGCGATGGCGGCCATAAGTCTACGTTTGGCAGAAAAACGCCCTCAGGCGCTGTTTTATGAAAGCACGGTGCCGTGTATCCATATGGACGCCCTTGCCCGAGAGGTGAACGTAAGCCTTGAAGGCCCGCTTTATGTGGACACGCTGGGGGCAAGCGACAGCCCTGCCTACAACTACCCTGCCATGCTGCGCCATAACGTGGAACAGCTCCACGAAGGTTTAGGCGGAGCGCGATCAGAGTAGCCATCACCCCTCTTCATAGTGAACACGTAACAGCGAGCGCGCGGATTATTCGGTTAGCGCCAGCAACGAGCCAATTAATAGATCGGGCTGGCTCCGTTCTATTGGCTCACCATGGTTATAGCCGTATGGCAACGCCACCGTGGTGAAGCCCGCGGCTTTTCCTGCGGCTATGTCGTGGCGGGAGTCTCCCACCATCACGCTGGCTGAAGGCGGAATATCTAACGTTTGAGCAGCGTGTAGTAACGGTAGCGGGCTAGGCTTTTTCTCGGCCAACGAGTCGCCGCCCAAGCAGAGAGTGAACAGTGGTAGCAGTTCAAAGTGACTTAAGATTGGCGTAATAAAACGCTCAGGCTTGTTAGTAATTAACACCAGCTTATAGCCTTGCTGGTGCAAGGCATTTAGCGTTGGCTGCACGCCTGGATACAGCTGCGTAAGCGCATTGGGTGCAGCGCTATAGTGACGCATAAACGCGTCATACGCAGTGGCCTGTAAGACTTGCGCCGGGGCCTGCTCAATCGCCCAGGTTAGCGCTCGCTCTACCAGCATCGGCGCGCCATTACCCACCCAGTCGCGCACGAGTTCTTCACTAGGGGCCGTCAGACCTACCTCGGTCAGCGCGCTTTGTACGGCTACCGTCAAATCCGGCACTGAGTCAATCAACGTGCCATCTAAATCAAAGGCGATTAACCGTTTATCCTGCAAAATGGTGTGCACGCTGCTGCTCTCCTGTTAGGCCTAATGAGGTGCTACTGACTGACCTCTATTCTCATTACTTTTATTATCTTACCCGTTTAGTACGTCGTCAGGCAGGCTAGAAGGTTCTATGCTGTGGCTATAGTTGGCAAGGAGAGCAGAATGGCTATACCACGAATTGTGATCGTTGGTGGTGGTGCAGGCGGGTTAGCCCTCGCCACACGCCTGGGTAAAACACTCGGTAAAAAACAGCGCGCGGAGATTATCCTGCTAGACCGCAACGCGACCCATGTATGGAAACCACTGCTGCATGAGCTGGCAACCGGCGCGCTTAACTCCAGTATGGATGAAGTCGATTACCGCGGGCACTCGAGTGCCCACCACTACCGCTATCAGCGCGGCTCGCTGGAAGGCGTCGATCGCGAGAAAAAAGTCATTCAACTTTCCCCCATTTTGGATGAGGATGGCGATGAAGTACTGCCCGCCCGTGAGCTTACCTACGATTATCTTGTGTTAGCGCTCGGCAGTGTTTCAAACGATTTTGGCACTGAAGGTGTTGCAGAGCACTGCCACTTTATAGATTCGCCTCAGCAAGCTAAGGCGTTTCAGCACCACATGATTAACACCTTTTTACGCTATACCGACCCAACACTGCGCCAGCATACTCAACTCACTATTGGCATTGTGGGAGGCGGCGCTACCGGCGTAGAGCTTTCTGCAGAACTTTTGGATGCCTCACGCCTGCTTAATGCCTATGGCGTTACCGCGCTGGATCACCAGAACATCAGCGTGCACTTGATTGAAGCCGCTCCGCGTTTATTGCCCGCCCTTTCTGAGCGCATTGGTCATACCGTTCAGCAAGAGTTAAAGAGCATGGGTGTACAGGTGCATGTCGACACGGCGATTCAGCAGGCACAGGCATATCAGTTAATCACTGGCGATGGGCATGTCATCGAAACCGATTTAAACGTATGGGCAGCGGGGATTAAAGCACCGCCCTTTTTGGCTGAGCTCGGCCTAACCAGCAACAAGAAAAACCAGATTAACGTACACCAAACGCTGCAGAGCGTTGATGACCCGCATATTTTTGCCATGGGCGATTGCGCCAGCTGCCCTCAAGGGAAGGACAGCACCGTTCCCCCTCGCGCCCAGGCCGCCCACCAGCAAGCCAAGCTGCTGGCTAAAAATTTAGTGAATGCGCTGGAAGGCAAGCCCTTAAAAGACTTCGTATACCGCGACCATGGCTCGCTGGTATCGCTGGCTCGCTACGACGCCGTGGGCAACTTAATGCGCAGTTCTGCCTCGAGGGGGCTGTTTTTAGAGGGCTGGCTGGCACGCCAAGCCTATGCGTCGCTCTACCGCATGCACCAGCTCTCTATTCATGGCGCACCTAAAACGGGGCTGGCCTGGCTAGTGGATAAATTAAACCGCTACCTGAAACCACGCATGAAGCTGCATTAAAGCGCGGCCTTAGCCCGGAACCTTCGCCAGTTCATTACGCAGTTGCTGAATAACGCTGTTGTAACCGTGGGGGTCATTTGCTTGATGAGCACTAAAAATCGCTGAGCCAGCCACAAACGTGTCAGCACCGGCGGCGGCGATGTCGGCAATGTTATCCACTTTTACGCCGCCATCGATTTCTAAACGAATCGGGCGGCCAGACGCATCAATACGCGCCCGCGCTTCACGCAGCTTATCCAGAGTACCAGGAATAAACGACTGCCCTCCGAAGCCTGGGTTGACGCTCATCAGCAGCACCATATCG from Halomonas sp. 7T harbors:
- a CDS encoding NAD(P)H-dependent oxidoreductase subunit E gives rise to the protein MTSHSHSHSPHRRRRGYPKGRDVAPVALVALRGLLGDERLNERLKQRDHLIEHLHVIQEAHGHLSMVELRALAAYMNLPMAAVYETATFYAHFDVVHDHQVPPPDTTIRVCDSLSCQLAGAQALHEALAARVDPESVRVVRAPCMGRCDTAPVAEVGHHHVLYATANGVEAVVDTGHFHPEAIIWQRLAAYQQAGGYRLLASARGGEVSVEALLQALETSGLRGLGGAGFPTFKKWQAVRQEAGPRYCVINADEGEPGTFKDRYYLERAPHQFLEGALVSAWAIEAKALYIYLRDEYPGLHRVLHEAIAELEAVGIVSPGFIVMRRGAGAYICGEESALIESLEGKPGKPRHRPPYVAQQGLFGRPTLVNNVETVYWIVPIWQKGGAWFAQQGRNGRHGLRSFSVSGRVQNPGVHVAPAGITLRELIDEYCGGMAAGHTLAAYLPGGASGGILPASKADVPLDFDTLQAHGCFIGSAAIVVLSDHDSLQAVATNLLAFFADESCGQCTPCRVGTEKMLTLIEQPTWNVQALTRLAQVMQDASICGLGQAAPNPVLGLLKDFRPALAQQQIIVSDAAEGGAL
- a CDS encoding efflux RND transporter permease subunit encodes the protein MRQLINAALTHTRTTLLLLAGLLLAGIAAWLTIPKEANPDVTIPIIYVSLSLEGVSPEDGERLLVRPMEQELRGIEGLRKFTAQSSEGHAAVTLEFDPGFDPDTALSDVRERVDIARSSLPTEAEEPRVMEVNVSEFPVLTIGLSGQLDTRERMMIARRLKEEIEGIANVLEVDIAGEREDLLEIVVDPLVLESYGIDFDTLFNQVSRNNRLVAAGSLDTGAGRLALKVPGIIESLEDVMQMPVKVEGDQVVTFGDVAWIHPTYKEPQGFARIDGEPAVVLEISKRAGANIIATIEAVRERFAQAGDLLPEQLNVTTILDESVTVQNMLSELLNNVLTAVVLVLIVVVAVMGWRMALLVGLTIPGAFLTGILLVWAFGFTLNIVVLFALILVAGMLVDGAIVVSELADRHLNDGQSPHQAWLNAASRMSWPVIASTATTLAVFVPLLFWPGMVGQFMKYLPATVILCLLASLAMALIFLPTLGRLVTRPAKSVSDEPSSSGEAANRASSTPESTALGRHYRSLLARLLQHPSWVLLFALLLIALLYTGYARFNHGVDFFPNVEPDSAQVLVRARGDFSALETDAILQRVEHRLGDMSEVEALYARSFAVPDQQMGNDVVGVLQFQFVDWYQRRPAQAILDDMAERTRDIPGITLEFQEQEMGPGGGKPIVLEISATDPAIADAGVNQIVSLMRELGGFTDIQDNRSLPGVEWQVNVNREAAARMGTDITTIGSAVQLLTTGLQVASYRPPTVSDEVDIRVRLPESWRSLDHLERLTINTQRGQVPISHFVTLTPAPKVGTLNRIDGRRAITLEADLAPGYLADERLRALLSAGEGQLPEGLMVNVAGEQEDQQEAMQFLISAFLIAIGLMALILVTQFNSYYQAALVLSAIVFSTAGVLMGLLITGQAFGIVMVGMGVIALAGIVVNNNIVLIDTYNELRGNGMPPAEAALEAGCLRLRPVLLTAITTVLGLMPMVLGINVNLFAPALGFNAPSAQWWTQMSSAIAGGLTFATGLTLLLTPCMLVIGGKFRR
- a CDS encoding metal ABC transporter solute-binding protein, Zn/Mn family, whose product is MDKRAPWIITLLLVTALNATQAFGENSFKIITSFSVIEDLVQRVAGSDITITNLIPPEEDVHRWELTPPNVLAIEEADIIFYNGFGLEPWMRHVEAMAHDSLTLTAIAENADFAPLPISVGQFKGSTDPHMWMDPKGAAAYIDVIAHTLSEHYPEKTDAFNTRAKEAHEALAQLDQQLLERLQGIPQTNRQLVTSEAGMHYFARAYEFEYDAIWGVNHETFGSAQAMAAISLRLAEKRPQALFYESTVPCIHMDALAREVNVSLEGPLYVDTLGASDSPAYNYPAMLRHNVEQLHEGLGGARSE
- a CDS encoding phosphoglycolate phosphatase, whose protein sequence is MHTILQDKRLIAFDLDGTLIDSVPDLTVAVQSALTEVGLTAPSEELVRDWVGNGAPMLVERALTWAIEQAPAQVLQATAYDAFMRHYSAAPNALTQLYPGVQPTLNALHQQGYKLVLITNKPERFITPILSHFELLPLFTLCLGGDSLAEKKPSPLPLLHAAQTLDIPPSASVMVGDSRHDIAAGKAAGFTTVALPYGYNHGEPIERSQPDLLIGSLLALTE
- a CDS encoding NAD(P)/FAD-dependent oxidoreductase — protein: MAIPRIVIVGGGAGGLALATRLGKTLGKKQRAEIILLDRNATHVWKPLLHELATGALNSSMDEVDYRGHSSAHHYRYQRGSLEGVDREKKVIQLSPILDEDGDEVLPARELTYDYLVLALGSVSNDFGTEGVAEHCHFIDSPQQAKAFQHHMINTFLRYTDPTLRQHTQLTIGIVGGGATGVELSAELLDASRLLNAYGVTALDHQNISVHLIEAAPRLLPALSERIGHTVQQELKSMGVQVHVDTAIQQAQAYQLITGDGHVIETDLNVWAAGIKAPPFLAELGLTSNKKNQINVHQTLQSVDDPHIFAMGDCASCPQGKDSTVPPRAQAAHQQAKLLAKNLVNALEGKPLKDFVYRDHGSLVSLARYDAVGNLMRSSASRGLFLEGWLARQAYASLYRMHQLSIHGAPKTGLAWLVDKLNRYLKPRMKLH
- the fdhF gene encoding formate dehydrogenase subunit alpha codes for the protein MTRSFTLSLDHQEVTAYPGETLWQVAKRAGETIPHLCFKDAPGYRADGNCRACMVEIEGERVLAASCIREAKPGMVVRSASSTRAVQARETVLELLMADQPSRGQSPDRSSHFWAIAEQLAVDEAVVKAWLPPRREVPVSHAAAAPTIRQPDTSHPAMHVNLDACITCNLCVRACREVQSNDVIGLAQRGAAATVVFDFADPMGDSTCVGCGECVQACPTGALMPATVVNAEGQGDSQSQRQVDSVCPYCGVGCQLTYHINNDTLAHVEGRNGPANQNRLCVKGRFGFDYVSHPARLSTPLVRLPGIPKTLDARFDPANPFSHFREASWDEALEIAAGGLMAIKQAQGPKALAGFGSAKCSNEEAWLFQKLVRTGFGSNNVDHCTRLCHASSVAALMECLGSGAVTASFMQALEADVVILTGCNPAVNHPVAATFFKQAAKQGTEIIILDPRGQALDAYASMSVRFTPGADVSLFNALLHVIIAEDLYNQAYIDAHTEGFEALKQSAAHSTPEAMSPLCGVAPDTIREVARRYAKAEKAMIFWGMGISQHTHGTDNARCLISLALACGHTGRPGTGLHPLRGQNNVQGASDAGLIPMVLPDYQPVGDSQLRAAFEELWSTPLSDEPGLTVVEVMNAIHTGDVRGMYILGENPAMSDPDLTHARAALGKLEHLVVQDLFVTETAQFADVILPASAWPEKDGTVTNTNRQVQLGRAALPLPGQAKPDWWIIQEMANRCGLGWRYQHPQEVFAEMQQGMHSLNHISWERLARENSVTYPCPAEDAPGQDVVFSHAFPRAGGLAKFSPTRPLPPDEPVDADYPTVLTTGRQLEHWHTGSMTRRAQVLDALEPEAVASLSPGELHRLGVVPGEKLTITTRRGTITLSARVDDKIPDGMVFVPFAYAEAAANLLTNPALDPYGKIPEFKYAACRLTPEFSANHQHAGRE